In the Aneurinibacillus soli genome, one interval contains:
- a CDS encoding PucR family transcriptional regulator produces the protein MDVFGEFADLMELADLIAERLENPITIEDMNHHVVAYSMHDDATDPVRIQTIMKRKVPESVLVRFWKDGVIQALMHSDDPVRIPAARDVGLDSRVAVSIRRGTEVFGYIWVQEANRTLEDADLIVLKQAARLALPGLLHRKNRYEQNEGKRKQLLWRLLSRSRETDSRAVEKEAHELGVSLSGVLEVLVFEASCSEGVWERMQKELAYLLEHLGDFFVFRQLLLWTFDGRHLIVLAGMHAGEEKQMHEASRVFVNELQTRLTRRFGQEYLAAGHGNPVLQLGDIWRSYQQALEVLHLKNCFPIELAGAVGYSELGIYRLFPKMKQWNEEQGYQNDKLVRLVTYDQQNQSNLVETLDVFLRVAGKVNTAAQQLHIHPNTLAYRLKRISEVGGIDLQDANDRVTLFLDLQVQRYQQ, from the coding sequence TGGACGTGTTCGGAGAGTTTGCGGATTTGATGGAGCTGGCAGATTTGATTGCAGAACGGCTGGAGAATCCGATTACGATTGAGGATATGAATCATCATGTAGTGGCGTATAGTATGCATGATGATGCAACGGATCCAGTCCGCATTCAGACGATCATGAAGCGTAAAGTTCCAGAAAGTGTGCTTGTCCGCTTCTGGAAAGACGGGGTGATTCAGGCGCTTATGCATAGTGATGACCCGGTGAGAATTCCGGCAGCTCGTGATGTAGGCCTCGATAGTCGCGTTGCGGTCTCCATCCGGCGTGGAACAGAGGTGTTCGGCTACATCTGGGTACAGGAAGCGAACCGCACACTGGAAGACGCGGATTTGATCGTATTAAAGCAGGCAGCTCGCCTGGCATTGCCGGGGCTTCTGCATCGGAAGAATCGGTATGAACAAAACGAAGGAAAGCGGAAGCAGCTACTCTGGCGTTTGCTGTCTCGCAGTAGGGAAACAGACAGTCGGGCAGTCGAGAAGGAGGCACACGAGCTGGGGGTGTCACTTTCGGGAGTGCTGGAGGTGCTTGTATTTGAAGCCAGCTGTTCGGAGGGTGTCTGGGAGCGGATGCAAAAGGAGTTAGCTTACTTGCTTGAGCATCTTGGAGATTTTTTTGTATTTCGTCAGCTTCTGCTCTGGACGTTTGACGGTAGACATCTTATTGTGCTTGCGGGTATGCATGCGGGGGAAGAAAAACAGATGCACGAAGCAAGCCGTGTGTTTGTGAATGAGCTGCAGACGCGACTGACTCGGAGATTCGGCCAGGAATACCTGGCAGCGGGACACGGGAATCCAGTCCTGCAGTTGGGCGATATATGGCGCAGCTACCAGCAGGCGCTGGAGGTGCTGCACCTTAAGAACTGCTTTCCGATCGAACTTGCCGGGGCAGTGGGCTACAGTGAATTGGGCATATATCGTTTGTTTCCGAAGATGAAGCAGTGGAATGAGGAGCAGGGCTACCAGAATGATAAATTGGTACGGCTTGTGACATACGATCAGCAGAATCAGAGCAACCTAGTGGAAACATTGGATGTATTCCTGCGTGTAGCAGGTAAGGTAAATACAGCTGCACAGCAACTTCATATCCATCCGAATACCCTTGCATACCGATTGAAGCGCATCAGTGAGGTCGGAGGCATTGACTTGCAGGATGCAAACGATAGGGTAACCCTGTTTCTTGATTTGCAGGTGCAGAGGTACCAACAGTAG
- the ald gene encoding alanine dehydrogenase, translated as MIIGVPKEIKNNENRVAITPAGVAAFIHAGHQVVIETQAGIGSGFTDEQYVQEGATIVAVAKEAWAADMVMKVKEPITEEYTYFREGLVLFTYLHLAPEPELTKALVEKKVTAIAYETIQLDNGALPLLTPMSEVAGRMSVQIGAQFLEKSKGGKGVLLAGVPGVEAGRVTVVGGGIVGANAAKIALGMGAKVTLLDINPDRLRELDDIFQGRIQTLMSNRYNIAKAVKEADLLIGAVLVPGARAPRLVSEEMVKEMEPGSVIVDVAIDQGGSIETIDRVTTHSEPTYVKHGVVHYAVANMPGAVARTSTLALTNVTIPYGVQIATHGYKKAAQNNRALARGINVVDGKVTYKAVADALGYPHVGVDTILDGKVNV; from the coding sequence ATGATAATCGGAGTTCCAAAAGAAATTAAAAATAATGAAAATCGTGTAGCAATCACACCAGCAGGCGTAGCGGCATTTATTCACGCGGGACATCAAGTTGTAATCGAGACACAGGCAGGTATCGGAAGCGGGTTTACAGATGAGCAGTACGTACAAGAAGGTGCTACAATCGTGGCGGTGGCAAAAGAAGCGTGGGCTGCCGACATGGTGATGAAAGTAAAGGAGCCGATTACAGAAGAATATACCTATTTCCGTGAAGGATTGGTATTATTCACATACCTTCACCTGGCTCCTGAGCCAGAGTTGACCAAAGCGCTGGTGGAAAAGAAAGTAACAGCTATCGCATATGAAACAATTCAACTCGATAATGGTGCGCTGCCGCTTCTGACACCAATGAGTGAAGTTGCGGGCCGCATGTCTGTACAGATTGGTGCACAGTTCCTGGAGAAATCCAAGGGTGGCAAAGGTGTTTTGCTGGCTGGTGTACCGGGCGTGGAAGCTGGACGTGTGACCGTTGTAGGTGGAGGGATTGTGGGAGCGAATGCGGCCAAAATTGCACTTGGCATGGGCGCGAAAGTAACTCTGCTTGACATCAACCCGGATCGACTGCGTGAACTGGACGATATTTTCCAGGGACGTATTCAGACATTGATGTCTAATCGTTACAATATCGCCAAGGCTGTGAAAGAAGCAGATCTTCTAATTGGTGCTGTTCTTGTGCCAGGGGCGCGCGCGCCGCGCCTTGTGAGCGAAGAGATGGTGAAAGAGATGGAGCCAGGGTCTGTTATCGTCGATGTAGCTATTGATCAAGGTGGTTCCATCGAAACAATTGACCGTGTGACAACACACAGTGAACCGACCTATGTAAAACATGGCGTTGTCCATTATGCAGTAGCTAACATGCCGGGTGCAGTAGCCCGTACATCTACACTGGCACTTACCAATGTTACAATCCCGTATGGTGTGCAGATCGCAACCCATGGCTACAAAAAAGCAGCACAGAATAATCGGGCACTTGCTCGCGGTATTAATGTAGTAGATGGTAAAGTGACATATAAAGCAGTTGCGGATGCGCTCGGCTATCCACATGTAGGAGTGGATACTATTTTAGATGGAAAAGTAAACGTATAA